A section of the Saccopteryx leptura isolate mSacLep1 chromosome 4, mSacLep1_pri_phased_curated, whole genome shotgun sequence genome encodes:
- the BID gene encoding BH3-interacting domain death agonist isoform X2, with the protein MDPQVSNGSGLQDERITDLLVFGFLQNCSNSSFHKELQVLGHDLPVPACLWDNRDDDLQTDGNRCSSRVVLQGPGTDSESQEEVIRTLARQLAQIGDRLDHNVSPHLVDRLVVQFRNGNLAEEDRRRCLAAAVEEAMQTYPRDMEEEKTRLVLTMLLAKKVASHTPSLLRDVFCAAVNFINRNLLTSVRDLLRNGMD; encoded by the exons ATGGATCCCCAG GTCAGCAATGGTTCAGGCCTCCAGGACGAGCGCATCACAGACCTGCTGGTTTTTGGCTTCCTCCAAAACTGCTCCAACTCCAGCTTCCACAAGGAGCTGCAGGTGTTGGGCCATGACCTGCCTGTGCCAGCTTGCTTGTGGGACAACCGTGACGATGACCTGCAGACAGATGGCAACCGGTGCAGCAGCCGCGTGGTCCTGCAGGGCCCAGGGACAG ATTCCGAGAGTCAGGAGGAGGTCATCCGGACCCTCGCCAGGCAGCTGGCCCAGATTGGGGACAGACTGGACCACAACGTCTCCCCACACCTGGTGGATCGCCTGGTGGTGCAGTTCAGGAATGGGAACCTGGCAGAGGAG GACAGAAGGAGGTGCCTCGCTGCTGCTGTGGAGGAGGCCATGCAGACTTACCCTAGAGACATGGAGGAGGAGAAGACCAGGCTGGTACTGACCATGCTGTTGGCCAAAAAGGTGGCCAGTCACACACCGTCCTTGCTCCGTGATGTCTTCTGCGCAGCAGTGAATTTTATTAACCGGAACCTACTCACCTCTGTGAGAGACTTACTCAGAAAT GGAATGGATTGA